TTAAAGAACTTGATTATGTACCTAATGGTATGGCAAGAAGTCTGAAAAATAAGCAAAGTAAAATTATTGGATGTACTATAGCTGATATTGGAAATCAATTTTCTAGCTATATATTTAAAGGTATTTCAGAAGTTTGTCAGAAAAATGGTTATAGGGTATTAGTAACTGAAATTAGTAATCATGAAGAAGATGAAATATCTGCTATAGAATCACTAATATCATATAACATAGATGGATTAATAATTAATACTTCAGGTAGTAATGATGACTATTTAGTTAGTTTAGTAGAAGAAAAGAATATACCTATAGTACTTGCAGATAGAAGTATACATCAAAAAAATATAATTGATACAGTTACTATTAATAACCATGATATTACTTGTGAATCTATGAAACATATACATGAAAATGGTTATGAAGAGGTAGCATTCTTTACTTATGAATTAACTAATAATATACGTGAATTAAGACATGATGCATATTTAGAGTCACTTAATAAATATTTTGGTATTAAAGAAGATATGACATACTTCTATGAA
The nucleotide sequence above comes from Streptobacillus felis. Encoded proteins:
- a CDS encoding LacI family DNA-binding transcriptional regulator, whose amino-acid sequence is MKKTIIEVAKHAGVSKTTISRYLNGKYEFMSTETRERIAKSIKELDYVPNGMARSLKNKQSKIIGCTIADIGNQFSSYIFKGISEVCQKNGYRVLVTEISNHEEDEISAIESLISYNIDGLIINTSGSNDDYLVSLVEEKNIPIVLADRSIHQKNIIDTVTINNHDITCESMKHIHENGYEEVAFFTYELTNNIRELRHDAYLESLNKYFGIKEDMTYFYEEKDKEDLERKILHYLNKDKKRKAIFCMNGKVLLEVLQSIKKLGYDIEDDDIGICSFDDWGWAELVNKEGITTISQKSYECGVKCAEVMLERIKNSEKPIEYIELPAKLIKRGSTKNRSKK